The DNA segment AGCAAGGTAAGCATTTACCCGCACGAGCAACACAAAGCAAAGAACCACTGGTTTTTAATTTAAAACAGGCTCTTACATTATTAAACTTCCAAAAAGAAGATGTTAGAAAGTTGATTAATGTGGGTTTATTGAATATGACTAATGACGTGCTTAATCAGCAATCAAAAATGAACTTCCATTTGTTGATCGACTTTTTACGATCATCATCCTCTCCAATAAAAAAGGCAGTAACTTATTACGAGTTAGAGCAAATGGGAATTCTCTATTTGGTCAATTTCTGTGATTTATTAGTCGGTTGCTATGAAGGAAAGATCCCCTTTCAATATAACCCTAAAGCCTCATTGAAGAGTTCAGTATTTTTTGAACCAGGATCAGTTCAAGCGTTTGCGTTAAATTACATTAAATCAATAAAGAATGAGCTAACAAGTGTTACCAACATAATGGATATGACCGGAATGTCAGTCGATGATATTTCACTTGCGATTAAAAAGAAAATCATCTCAAAGCCCCAATTACTCAGAAACTCTCGACACCTTAAAAACCGAGATTTAGTACGTTTAATAAAAATGAAAAATAGCACACAGCTAGAACTCAATATTTTCTAATTACCACCTCCCCCAAAGATTCCCTTTACATACCCATATTTATCATTATCATTATCATCTAGCCTGATTATTTCAGGCTCAATATTGATTTTTATTAATTTAAAGCCTAAATTTTAGAGTAACCCTTTGTCAAATTTTGCCCTTTGATTTATCAAAATCATTGTGCGTAAAATAATCTCAAATTATAGGAATTTAGTGTTAAAAAATCTCACTTTATAGCGATTTTTATAAAAACACGTTATTTCTAACCTATTGAAAGTAAAATATTCCTAGAGAATGAGAATCTCAAACTATCTGAAATTTTCCATAGAGAAGTTTCAGTTTGATTGGTTTTTAACTGCAGGGTGAAATTCTAATTAGAGTGAGTATGGTAATAATATCAGACGGCATAAACTGCATATGCCGTCTTTAAAAGTAGACAATTACAGTGTAGTTCTGCCGGGGCCAAGTAATGGGCAAAGGAAGAATTTATCTCCTTCATTCATCACGCCATCATCCGTTAGATCAATCCACCAACGACCACCCAAATGACCTTCATCTCCAGGACCAAACTCTGTGGTTAAACCATTCATCGTTGGAACAAGTTGCTGAAAATTACCACGCGGCGGTAAATCGCCTAAGGCAATAGAGTCATAATAAAGCCCTTGAGAGGTAACAAAAACAACTGGTGCTCCCTCTGAATTACGGCCTTTATCACGTGCTACAGCTGAATTACTTACAACTATTGTGCTAGTTAACAGTACTAACGTAGCCATCGCTTTTAATGATTTCATTTTACTCTCCATACTTTAATTAAATTAACTACTTTTTGAGTATGAATAATGTAAATCACGCAAAGCTCACGAGAACATCACAATTTTATAACAAGATATAAATGGAAATTAACGGCAACGACTCGTAAATAGAAACACTGACTTATGCAGAATAAAGGGAGGCTTTTTGATGGATGATTTTTACCACTTCACGTGAGTAAACCATTGATGTATGAGATTGTTTTACCACGATATGTTCGGTCATGCCGGGGATTTTTGTTTCGGCAATACTCACTGTACCGTCCGACTCTTCAATGTCTTCGCCCCATACGCGATCTAGCAGAGGTCTTGCGCCCAGCTTTACGTTTCCAGCAATTGAAATTAACTGTTGCGGAACAGGCCATGACTTTTGAAAGTTTTTTGGCAGTAAGCCAAATTGCACTGATGACCCCAACAGTTTGTCCATTTTGAATTTTTCCATATCTTTAGCAATCCTTGCACCTTGATGAGGAGTACCAATAGTAATAACTAATGGCACTTTTTCTATGGAAACTTTTTGAGTAAATAAATACTCAGTGATCACCAAACCGCCCAGTGAGTGACCAATTAAAATTGCAGGGCCTTCACCAACCAACCTATCTACGGTTTTAAACAATCTAGCCTTATCAGCCTTGGTACTTGGGTAGGAAATATTTTCAACTTGGTAACCAAGAGTTTCTAAGCGGTTAGCCAACGGTGCCATAATGATTTTATTCATAAACAGTCCATGAAGAAGAATTATTTTCATTATGCGCACCTAGCCAAAGTTTGTATTTGTATCAATTCACAAATAAGTTTGTTTTTTTATCGGGTCCTTTAATTCTAACCCTAATATCTTCTCTGATCATATACAAGGAAGGGATCAAGAATAAAGTGATAACGGTCGCAAACATAATACCAAAGCCCAGCGATATTGCCATTGGGATTATAAACTGTGCTTGTAAGCTAGTTTCAAAATACAAAGGTAGAATACCGAAAAATGTTGTAAGTGAAGTTAGTAGTATCGCTCTAAAGCGTAACATGCCTGATTCGATGACAATATCACGCATACGCATGCCAGTACTTTTCGCTTTATTGATAAAATCAACCAGTATTAATGAGTCGTTTACCACAACACCAGACAAAGCGATAAAGCCATACATAGACATCATATTAATCGTGGTGTCCAGTACCCAATGACCGAATATTGCACCTATGATCCCAAATGGGATCACCGACATTATCACTATTGGTTGTGAGTAAGATTTGGTCGGTATGGCAATAAGGCCATAAATTAAAAATAACGCCGTAATAGCGGCAAATTTTAATTGTTGAATAAAGTCCTCTTGGTCTTTACTCGCCCCTTCCATGCCATATTTCACACTTGGGTATTTCTTTAAAATAGTTGGAATAATGTCATCATTAAACTCGGTCAATATTTTTCTAGACTCAACTTTTGCACTGTCAATTTCAGCGGCAACTTTAATAGTTCGCTTTTGATTGATACGTGTTATTTTAGAAAAGCCTTGGCTTAACTCAACATCAGCCACCTGATAGAACGGTACTTCATCACCACTTGGTGTTCTAACCCACATATTTTCTAAATCAGTAATTGAGCGACGTTCTGCTTTTGGATAACGTACCATGACTTTAACTTCATCTCGGCCACGTTGAATACGTTGTGCTTCATCACCATAAAAAGCTTGGCGTACTTGTTTAGCAAGATCTGACAAGGTAATACCTAGCACTTCAGCCTCAGGTCGCATAGCTAATTTTATTTCACTACTGCCACGACTGAAGGAATTGCGAATATCGAATACACCGTCATACTCTTTAAGCTTGTTCTGTACTTCGAGTGCGGCTTGCTCAAGCTCTAATTCATCTTTACCATTTAGCTGAAATTCTAACGCCGCGCCGCCACTAGCATTCGTACCGGCAAACAACCGTAATTCACGCACTCCAGGTATTTCACCAACCTCTTCACGCCATAGTTTTTCAATCTCAAAAGCATCCAGCTCGCGCATTTCAGCTTTATTTAGCTCCATCATGAAGCCACCTTGCAGATCGCCTCGAGTAAACACCATTGTATGCTCAATAAAACTATCACCATTGAAGGTATTTTTTTCAGCCATCCTATAGCCGGAATCCATTACATATTCGAGTGCTTTATTACGTTGCTGTGGTGACGTGCCATCAACCATAATGACTTGCCCTTGAACAAAGTCACTTGGCACATTAGGAAACACTTCAACTTTAACAAAAGAGCCGGCAATTAATCCCATCGATAGTAATAGAACACAAATAAAGCTCGCCATAGTGTTGTATCGATACTCAATGGCTTTACGCAATAGGGGTTGGTATTTTTTGACGATAAAATTGTCAAGCCAAGCTTTAAATCTTAACTGAATACGATGGACAAAATGAGCATTATCAGGATCAATTTCTTTATATTTCATATGCGCTAAATGCGACGGTAATATCCATTTAGATTCAATAATTGAGAAAATTAAACACAGCGTAACAACCAAGGCAATTGCTCGGAAGAATCCAGAAAAGGACGTATCAATAAATAACAACGGAACAAACGCAGCAATCGTTGTTAATACCCCAAAGGTTGCAGGCATCGCAACTCGGTGTGCACCACGGATAACATTATCAACTGAATGTCCTTTTCGTTGTACTTCTGTGTACACACTTTCGCCGATTACAATGGCATCATCTACCACGATCCCCAATACCATGATAAAGGCAAATAAGCTGAGCATATTAACCGTTACTGACCACTCGCCCAGTAGTGGCATCATCATAAATGCGCCGAAGAAAGAAATTGGTATCCCCACCATTACCCAAAGAGCAACACGTACTCTTAAGAATAAGGTTAAAATAATAAACACCAACAATGCCCCAAGAAGCAAGTTTGAAATCATCATGTCCAAGCGCTCATCAAGGTAATATGACGAATCAGCAAAAACATCAATATTTGCACCAGGAGGTAAGGTTTTTTGCTTTTCGATGGCATAGGCTCTTACTTGCTTGGCTATTTCTAAATCGTTTTGATCACTGGTCGATCTCACTCTAATGCTGGTCGTATTTTTACCATCAAATTGTGCATAACCTTCATCTTCAACAAAGCTATCTTTAACGGTTGCAATGTCGCCAAGGGTTAGACGAGTGCCGTCCTCATTAATTGTTAGAACTAAATTTGAAAACTCAAGGCCAGTGTATGCTTGTCCTTCGGTTCTGATCTGAATGTAGCCACCTTTCGACTTGATAGTACCACCTGGTAAGTCTAAAGAAGAGCGTTTGATTGCTTGGCTAATTTCATCAATGGTGAGGCCATACTCGATAAGTTGCAGCTCAGATATTTCTACCGAAATTTCATAATCTCTGATACCAACAGCTTCTGCAATATTAACATCGGGTAAGGCAATGATGTCATCACGTATATCCTGTGCCAATTCTTGTCTGGTTCGTCTATCCATATCGCCGCTGACGGCTAACCACATCACATCCATTTGAAACTCTTGTTTCATTACCAGCGGTCGTTCTATTTGTGCAGGAAATGTTGTGATGGTATCAATTTGCATTTGAACTTCATCAAGCTTTTCTTCTAAGGAATAACCTGAATTAATTTCAATTGTAACCGTAGCCAAGCCCTCAGTTGCCTCTGAGGTTATGCGTTTTAACCCTTGAATATTTTCAAGTTTCTCTTCAATACGAAGTACTACAGATTGCTCAACATCTGCAGGAGATGCCCCTAAATGAGTTACAGAAACCAAAATGGTATTTGGGCTAAATTCAGGGAACATTTTTTTAGTAATATTTTGATAAGAGTATGCTCCCATCACCAAAATAAATACCATCAATAAATTGGCTGCAACACTATTTCGCGCAAACCATGCGATAAAGCCGGTTAAGTTTTCTTTAATCTCTGTCATAGCGGTTATTTCGCTTCGCTGTCTGTGACTGCAGGTTGTGCTTTAGCTGAAAAATCCTCTGCAACACGTATTGGCATCCCTTCTACTGGCGTTCTCATACCGGTAATTATCACCCGATCGGTTGCTGAAAAATTATTTTCAACATAAACGCTTTCAGCATCGGTCCTTATTACGTTTACCGTATGTACACTTAAAGTATTATCTGCTTTCGCTAAATATACTGTATTTACGCCATGTAACACTTCTCTTGGCAACACCACAATATTTTCAGCAGTTTTACCTTTAATATTGGCATTCACAAACATACCAACACGCAATTCAATATCGCTTTCATCATTAACCAAATTATAAGGATCGTCAATTTGAGCGACAACATAATGCACTCTTGATTGACTGTTCACCACGCCTTCATATCTGGCAATAAAAGAGTCCCAATGTAACTGTTTACCAGCTTGTAAAGATGAAATTGTCAGGGTGCGACTTTTGTCGCCCATTTCGTTTAATTTAGGTAAGTCTAAATAGGCAATATCTGACTGTTTTATAGGTAAGCGCACTTCAGCAAAGTCGATAGCTAAGGTTTTGGCTAGTTGCCCATTAGTCGATACATATTGTCCAATATCTACATATTTTTCGGTAAGTAAGGCATTATAAGGTGCCACAACTTTGGTGCGTTTAAGTTTTATTTGTGCCTCTTTCAAATCTGCTTCTGCAGCTTTTACATCGGCTTCTGCTTCTTGTAGTTGCGGTATTCTTAGTGCTAATAAAGGTGCTTCTTCAAGTGGTTTTCCAGTCATACCCCATTCTTGTTTTGCTTGTTCAGCTTTTGCTTTTTCTTGTATTAATGCCGCTTGCATAGACCCTAAACGTGATTGTGCCTGTAATACATTCACATCATAGGTAATGGGATCTATCTCTAGCATCATTTCACCTTTAGAAAAATAACCGCCAACTCTGAGTTTTGGTGAAACGTTTATGACTTGTCCAGAGACTTCAGAAATTAGTACTGTTTCAGTTCTAGGTACTACAGAGCCTTGACTGGCAATTGTGAACGTTACATCTTCGACAAGAATATCAATCACATTCACTAACGGCGGCTTTACTTCCATGTCTTTCTTATCTGGTTTTGCGGCCATTAACGTCATTGCGGTTAAGCCTAAAAAACCCACTAAGATAATAAATAGAGGCATTAAAAATAGCTTAACTTTAGATTTTTTTTCTTGGTTGGTATTTACATCTAACTGTGTCATTTTGATCCCATACAACGGAGTTCATAATTAATTTACTTATAAATATTTTAAAATAGTAATTATAAAATATTCACTTTGCTATGCGATAACGCAACTCGCTTATTAACATTTGGTCATTAATATCAATATCGAATAAATTGTTGCCAACTTTCGAGCATAATTAAAAAATCCTCAACGCCACATAGTGCCATTGAATCATGCTCGAAATCATCTACGTCGTCTAACAGGTTTTCAGGTAACTCGCTTTCTATATGTTCCACATTGGCTTTAACTTCAACTTCATCGTTTTCAACCGTTAGCGTATATTCTTTGCCAATAAGGGAGTCTGTTTGAGACTTAATATTAACGATAAATTCAATAGTGCGTTCCAGCTTTACCAAATCTTTACTCACTTCTTGTTCTAGCCATGGCCCAAAAGCCTCATGACCAAAACTAAACTGAGCGAGAGGAAGACCAGTGATAAAGTCAGTTTTGAAAGTATATTCCATGTTTTCCCGTTATTTATCGATTAGTTACAAGTATAGAGCCTGAAAATGAATTTAATAATATTTTCGTTGGTGAACTTTTTAATAATTCAACAATCTTATCATTAACAATATTTTAACAAGGTCGTTAGGGATGCTAAAGCAGTGACTCGAAGTTTATTTACAGCGTTAGTTATCTCTTTAGCAATACACGCTTTATTAATCTGGGGCTTTCTATTTACCCCAATATCTGCTCCAACAGATATAAAGCCGCAACCAGCTAAACAAACAACACCAATAAAAAGCTATATTTACCAAGCACCTAAAATTATTGTTAAGCAAGTATTAGAAAATAAAGAAGAAAATCAACAGGTAGAGCCTGCAATCATCCCCATTGTTAAACCTGAAAGGATTGTACGCGAGTTAGAAGATAAAGCTAAGGACAATGAAGCAATAAATGTTTCTAAAATTGTAACAGCCGATGAACAACCAATAAAAGCATCAGTAACAAATCCGCCACCTAAATTTAACCCTTATAACAGCATAAATTCATTTAAACGTCAGCTTAATCAGAAAATGATGAACGACTTTAAACAAGAACAATTAAACACAGGTTTTTCGGCAATGCAGACACTACCCAAAGCGGTGCCTCATAGCGTATTTCAAAAGTCTGAGCTGCAAAAAAAAGCGGAAGCGACGACTCAAATTGGTAATGAAACGTTTGTTAAGCAAAATGGTGTCTGTATGCAAACCACCGATTTATCGTTTATTGATGATAACCTAGGTACGGTAACGTCATTTAGTGATTGCGGTGAAAGT comes from the Thalassotalea nanhaiensis genome and includes:
- a CDS encoding PGAP1-like alpha/beta domain-containing protein — encoded protein: MNKIIMAPLANRLETLGYQVENISYPSTKADKARLFKTVDRLVGEGPAILIGHSLGGLVITEYLFTQKVSIEKVPLVITIGTPHQGARIAKDMEKFKMDKLLGSSVQFGLLPKNFQKSWPVPQQLISIAGNVKLGARPLLDRVWGEDIEESDGTVSIAETKIPGMTEHIVVKQSHTSMVYSREVVKIIHQKASLYSA
- a CDS encoding efflux RND transporter permease subunit, which produces MTEIKENLTGFIAWFARNSVAANLLMVFILVMGAYSYQNITKKMFPEFSPNTILVSVTHLGASPADVEQSVVLRIEEKLENIQGLKRITSEATEGLATVTIEINSGYSLEEKLDEVQMQIDTITTFPAQIERPLVMKQEFQMDVMWLAVSGDMDRRTRQELAQDIRDDIIALPDVNIAEAVGIRDYEISVEISELQLIEYGLTIDEISQAIKRSSLDLPGGTIKSKGGYIQIRTEGQAYTGLEFSNLVLTINEDGTRLTLGDIATVKDSFVEDEGYAQFDGKNTTSIRVRSTSDQNDLEIAKQVRAYAIEKQKTLPPGANIDVFADSSYYLDERLDMMISNLLLGALLVFIILTLFLRVRVALWVMVGIPISFFGAFMMMPLLGEWSVTVNMLSLFAFIMVLGIVVDDAIVIGESVYTEVQRKGHSVDNVIRGAHRVAMPATFGVLTTIAAFVPLLFIDTSFSGFFRAIALVVTLCLIFSIIESKWILPSHLAHMKYKEIDPDNAHFVHRIQLRFKAWLDNFIVKKYQPLLRKAIEYRYNTMASFICVLLLSMGLIAGSFVKVEVFPNVPSDFVQGQVIMVDGTSPQQRNKALEYVMDSGYRMAEKNTFNGDSFIEHTMVFTRGDLQGGFMMELNKAEMRELDAFEIEKLWREEVGEIPGVRELRLFAGTNASGGAALEFQLNGKDELELEQAALEVQNKLKEYDGVFDIRNSFSRGSSEIKLAMRPEAEVLGITLSDLAKQVRQAFYGDEAQRIQRGRDEVKVMVRYPKAERRSITDLENMWVRTPSGDEVPFYQVADVELSQGFSKITRINQKRTIKVAAEIDSAKVESRKILTEFNDDIIPTILKKYPSVKYGMEGASKDQEDFIQQLKFAAITALFLIYGLIAIPTKSYSQPIVIMSVIPFGIIGAIFGHWVLDTTINMMSMYGFIALSGVVVNDSLILVDFINKAKSTGMRMRDIVIESGMLRFRAILLTSLTTFFGILPLYFETSLQAQFIIPMAISLGFGIMFATVITLFLIPSLYMIREDIRVRIKGPDKKTNLFVN
- a CDS encoding efflux RND transporter periplasmic adaptor subunit, with translation MTQLDVNTNQEKKSKVKLFLMPLFIILVGFLGLTAMTLMAAKPDKKDMEVKPPLVNVIDILVEDVTFTIASQGSVVPRTETVLISEVSGQVINVSPKLRVGGYFSKGEMMLEIDPITYDVNVLQAQSRLGSMQAALIQEKAKAEQAKQEWGMTGKPLEEAPLLALRIPQLQEAEADVKAAEADLKEAQIKLKRTKVVAPYNALLTEKYVDIGQYVSTNGQLAKTLAIDFAEVRLPIKQSDIAYLDLPKLNEMGDKSRTLTISSLQAGKQLHWDSFIARYEGVVNSQSRVHYVVAQIDDPYNLVNDESDIELRVGMFVNANIKGKTAENIVVLPREVLHGVNTVYLAKADNTLSVHTVNVIRTDAESVYVENNFSATDRVIITGMRTPVEGMPIRVAEDFSAKAQPAVTDSEAK
- a CDS encoding YacL family protein, yielding MEYTFKTDFITGLPLAQFSFGHEAFGPWLEQEVSKDLVKLERTIEFIVNIKSQTDSLIGKEYTLTVENDEVEVKANVEHIESELPENLLDDVDDFEHDSMALCGVEDFLIMLESWQQFIRY